In Erigeron canadensis isolate Cc75 chromosome 8, C_canadensis_v1, whole genome shotgun sequence, the DNA window aattttcttttatctattcaaactatttgtgtttttcatttactaatttaaatatatgcaACTAATATacttatgatatttttattgaaattatttacaacatatgtctttaatctttaaaataattacactcttatattaattacttttacgtaAATAACCATACTTCTACCGCCACCATCAACGCCACCAGAGGCGGATCCAGAAATTTATTGTAGTGGGGGCAAAAAAGTTTACTTAATGGCCGATGAGCGTCTTAAAAGTTATTAATCAGCCACaaataaactataaaattaaaacGGAATAGCTCAAATCAACCTTGAAATTTGCACATTTACCGCGATAATAGAGCTTAAAACATCAATAGAAATCAACTTGAAACAGCCAAAAACAATTTAGAAACAAccaataaacaacaaaaaaaaaacaacttagaAACAGTtgataaacaacaacaacaaaaacaacataaacCCCGggtaataaaaacatatataatagtaatactacaaaacctaaaaaaaaaaacatacaaactacatattattttatatggGTTGCTTTTAAGTTAGTTTTTGGAACTATTTGAATCGAGTCATTACAACTTCAATTTTAACCTGTCGCCGCTATCGAGCTTTGGCACTGCCGCATCTTGCGGGCACGTGTCAAGTTATATAATAAATGGCCACCAAACTAATATGAAAATTGAAGCCTTTGAAAACTAAAGACTACAACATCCCCTTATACGGGCTACAATTAACACTTAtacttcttattattatttggatatatatgaaaatcatGATTGGAGAATGGAGTCATGGAGATCAAGCACGCAATACAAGAACTTGGTAAGAAATGAAAACCGTAAAagaatgttttttaatttatgaataCTTATGTTCttattttcaagttttcaaGTTCTATATTAGAGTTGGAATGGTTTGGGTTAACTATTGaggacattaaaaaaaattggagtAGTCGGGGCATCTCCATAAAGCTTGAGCTTTGAtagaaaaatattacatttgtaAACTCATATTTATGGCAGCCCATAGGGGGCATTACCCCCCTCTACTTGCAATATACATCCGCTCCCGCTACTGCCACCTGTCACCACACTAGAACAGTCACCTCTATTCGTTGTCGTCACTAactgtaacaaccgccttaaaaataatttaaataaatccatgatatgttctagtttcgaatatgtgctcacatgaaggtctattcaatcttaaatcttgaattataagacgagtctatggtctattgtgataagaatattaggtttcaagacgtaagcgattgtattcaagaaattctagtccgaaaatgtttcatttagaccctacatttattagaatcattaattaaggaaaaactataaaagggttagaaaacctcATTTTTCCACTTTTTCACCATTTTctccccatctcacctctctctctctctaaaaacacacacatacattcaccatcttcacccacaaaaaaaaaattcatcatttgattttgagttgttaaaccaagatttcttgcatttttagcttccttgtgataatcaaaacatatttctagcatcgattttcaggtaaccacaacaaattttgagattttcatcaaaataaaagtttacttttcaagtgtatgttcttgatgatttggtccatttttggtgtaaaaatcgtgttaaaagttagtggggtttgtgtctaaaagtggttAGTAACcgtttcgtgatcaaatttgggtcgtaaacatgtcttaatcttcaaaaccctagtttttgtttgaacagtcccaaattcgtcctaaaaacacttaaaacgaatttagtatcctagaaacgaatttaagtcttccaaaacgaagttaagcttcaaaacgaacttaagctccaaacaaacttaagtcctcaaacgaatttaaggtctatcttcgttcagatacaccttacgaatttaaggtctatcttcgttcagatacaccttacgaatttaaggtctatcttcgttcagatacaccttacgaatttaaagtctatcttcgttcagatacaccttacgaatttaaagtctattttcgttagttgtagaaatcagattttatacttagtggtaatccaagtctatcatgtacaaggaaaccctaattaaggtataatcaagacatattcgatcttgtttatcaaagtgcgagttcaaagacgttcattacgagtctagtgtatgaaaaacactgttgagtcaaacgtttaaagatctttagtgaaccaaatcatcagtacatcaaggacacttagtgaataaataatcacgagaactaatacatgtatccatctatgctcaatggtttgtgattaggttgacatcaagacatacttggattcgagtagatatattttactatatctgtgcttgtaCGCTGTGCTCGCAGAACtacgttgtagcagatcactgtgagtcttcgtagcccctttttctttacttatttcggggtgaaaggaatactactcatgcttttatacatgcagtaactacttttactactcttcggctatttgactacttgatactactagccggtcctattgaggattgtgtgtgctctattgatactattagccggtcctattgaggattgtgtgtgctctattgatactactagccggtcctattgaggattgtgtgtgctctattgatactactagccggtcctattgaggattgtgtgtgctctattgatactattggccggtcctattgaggattgtgtgtgctctattgatactattagccggtcctattgaggattgtgtgtgctgtattggtactattagccggtcctatcgaggattgtgtgtgctcgcttacttatgtgcaagttggtcactagccactacatactactttacacttgagatctattgacggcataaaatgcttttatgctacttgtttatactcaaacctacgaactcaccaaccattgtgttgtctcttttaagtattcctttcaggtaatcaggctaatcgtggctaggagtggtagcatgggactattagcagacttcaggatttagggttggagtttgcatgcttgtactttgtggttggtggcaatatgcccaatcgtatcccctgcgtgggacttttcgtacttgatttgatcatctttgttgaacttgtgtgtaataattactactatgcttgtttggtatgaaattgactatttatgtttattctaagcactcatttagtattcctatgtaacatccatgtgcgcgtgtgctttatcttacatcccgagttttccgccgctgtcgggttGTTACACTAACACCGTTACTGTTATTGCATTGCGCAGATATCCGTAAATAaacaaatacattttttttatcaatctaTAATTAgcgatatctatatatatagtgaaaagttattttgagaaccttttttttacgagaatttttgagaatttttcaaatcaagcccaaccgatgattattctttaaatgaaaattgttttttgattgttttctgaataacttatatgtaattttgaagAAAACCTTCAACTAAACCGCCTAAAGGCACgatatttaattgggataaaattGTATTTCCTCTACAAAACTTAAACATGCTTCACTAATTGACtttatttatgaaattttttaaaatatatttctcCCTATCTTAAACTCGAAACTTCCTACATTAAAATCGTGTCAACCTGGGAATTACTATCTATCATTATATTCTATCcggatatatattttaaaaaaatccaatttcATCTTCCCAAatataaaacaacaaaaacccGAAAAGAAAAGCGATTGAAATGTTCCagcttatataataaatataaatataataaataataaaaaaaggaaagaagaatCCGTTCAATAATGGATGCCGATCCCAGACAGTACGAACAAATCGTAAGTTTAATCTTCATTTTATCTAATAAATCAAAATTCTTACTTAACTTTTTACTATTTATTgcctaaaaataaaataaaaaaataattcaattcaatttatATTCTGCGTAATCAATAATGTAAAAAACTGCATGATTCCGTTAGTCAACGATTTTAACTGTTCAACGTCTTAATGATGAGTTATTAGTTATATTATCGTCGTCGTTGTTGCTATTTTATGGTTTGTTAATTATGTTAATTTTAGGATTTTACACATTTCTAGggtttcattatttatatatctaattattGATAATTTTGATATGAATATTGAACATTTTTAGTATTGAAATGATTTcttaagtttttaaaaactaattttatttCGGTATGCCGATTTTGATGACCTGGTAGGTGATACGACACGATTGTGATTAGCGTGTGAAATGACTTGTGCGTTTGTGTTATTAAGAAGGAGGTGATTTTGCATAATGTTGTAGCTTTCAGCGTAAGGTTTAAGTCGGTTCTACTGAAATTTTTTAAGCTAAGGAAGGATGCGTGCTTTTGTGAGGAGCGTTTTCTAGGTCATCTTTTGTGAAGTGATTTAGTTCTAGTGGATAGTCATCCTTTCGCTTTTTTCTCATGCCGAAGAGTAGCTTTTAATTATTGAATGCTAAATTACGTTCTGAGTTGCTTTCAAAAGTATAGGATAGATTGAAGGAGCTTTGAAATTTTCGTTGAGAAATGATAGTGTTTGCTTTGATTTGGGAATGATGCTTTATTGCTGTTGAGTATATTATATACTGATGAAGGTGGTATCAGACGACAGAATCAGTTAGATACATTtcctaacaataataatacagtTACGTCAGTATATTAGAACATAGCTTTAAGTTTTTGGTATTGTAGGAGAAGAATTCGGTTCCGCCAATTTAGGGAATGTCTATTCGTTCTTTAACGCATAACTATATTGGAAATCTAAGCAAACGTCTGTTTCCTGATCTGTTCTATTCatgctttttaaaaatttgtaaaggAAGCTAGTTTGGGCCTTTGGGGTACTTGTTATCATGCTGTGTTTGGTTGTATATTCACAGAATTGGCTTGAACTTTTCGAGAAGAAGATAATTTGGCTATGAAATGCAGTTCCAAACCCTAAACATATACACTTTCCATTACCTCATAAAAATCTATTTTGTGTTCATGTACTATTAGGCAGTTCCTCTACTCGGTCCTGAGttatctagtttttttttttttttttataattatttttagataGACCTATTCATCTTTCTCTGATAAACATGACAGAAAATCAATGAGAAAGACAGCCACAATATAATCTTGTCGTATCTCATACATGCTTGCTACAAAGACACTGTGGAATCACTTGCTACTTCTGCTGGATTAGAAGTATCAGCTACTCGGTTGGAGGACATGGATAAACGAAGACGTAAGGCTGTCTTACTTCTGTTTTCTGGCAAGCTTTTAATCTATTCTAATTTAGCTTAGACTCttggtttattttttaattctaaaATAATCATATTGCATTAAATTTCAAACTCAGCTACTCAAAATAATTTCCATTTTCAATTCTAAATGTAAGTTGATTTTTACCATAGTTACAACTAAGTTTTGTATGTTGCCCTTGCAGTAATATTCTGTACGCTTTTAAAAAGGTTACAGTTTTTTTGCACATTGATTTGCTCTTATAAGACTCTTAACATAACCTTACAGGAATTTTGCAATTGGCATTAGAGGGCAATGCATTGGAGGCTATTACGCTAACAGAAAAAGTGTCACCTGAACTCCTTCAAAATAACAAAGACCTACATTTGGATCTTTTGAGCCTTCATTTTATTGAACTGATCCGTTTAGAGAAATGGTGAGCAAATAATATTGTTAAATATATCATCTGAACCTTTCTGTactcttttatttagtttacgTATTCTCTGTGGCAGCACAGAAGCGCTTGAATTTGCTCGGGAGAAGTTGGCCCCTTTTGGGAAGATGCCAAATTATGTTGAGAAGATTGAAGTATGTTCTTGCATGGAAGAAAATcaatttataagtttatactgTATCACAATTTTAGGAGTTTGTTTAATGAACAGCTTCCTTCCATGCAGGATTTCATGGCCCTGTTAGCTTACGAGGAACCAGATACATCACCTATGTTTCATCTACTTAGCCCTGAGTACCGACAGAATGTTGTCGACAGCTTGAACCGTTCAATTTTGGGTGTGTATACTTTAGCATTTCTTCTTTCACACATCTTATGCATATGATTGTTTCTCTAGTTTGCTTAGAGTCGGGAAATTCTGCCTGTTAACTCAGGAAGGGTCGATTTGGGTTATTGTGCTTTATCTCAAAAGGGTCAAATTTTAGAAATCTAGCCAATAGGGGAATGCATCGTACGGGTATCATGTAGCCTGCAGTGTATTTCTAATGCACATAACCCCCTATACAATTTCTCTTTAAAGATTTAGACTGTTCTTGTGATATAATTGTTTGACCAATAATATTCAACGGGTACGCATAAATTTTTTATCTAGTGTGTTAGAAATTTATCTGTCTGGACCCTTACTCTAGTGTTACTTGTTCCAGCCGAAACCTGACTTGACCCGCCAACCAGTCCAACTCGCCCATCTTGCCACTTGTAGTTTTtgagttgatgttttatatcTTCCTCTCACGTTTGAGACATATCTTTTTATGTCTCAGCTCTTTATTAATTATCGTTAGATTCATGATACTGTCAGCTGATGCAGCTATGCCAA includes these proteins:
- the LOC122578601 gene encoding glucose-induced degradation protein 8-B homolog isoform X2 is translated as MDADPRQYEQIKINEKDSHNIILSYLIHACYKDTVESLATSAGLEVSATRLEDMDKRRRILQLALEGNALEAITLTEKVSPELLQNNKDLHLDLLSLHFIELIRLEKCTEALEFAREKLAPFGKMPNYVEKIEDFMALLAYEEPDTSPMFHLLSPEYRQNVVDSLNRSILAMPSYSELERLIQQATVVRQCLSEELGKDVLSPFSLNDFLKS
- the LOC122578601 gene encoding glucose-induced degradation protein 8-B homolog isoform X1, yielding MDADPRQYEQIKINEKDSHNIILSYLIHACYKDTVESLATSAGLEVSATRLEDMDKRRRILQLALEGNALEAITLTEKVSPELLQNNKDLHLDLLSLHFIELIRLEKCTEALEFAREKLAPFGKMPNYVEKIEDFMALLAYEEPDTSPMFHLLSPEYRQNVVDSLNRSILADAAMPSYSELERLIQQATVVRQCLSEELGKDVLSPFSLNDFLKS